The Falco biarmicus isolate bFalBia1 chromosome 7, bFalBia1.pri, whole genome shotgun sequence genome contains the following window.
TGACGTGCattagaaggattttttttttttttaagaacatccAACCAAGTGGTAGAAAACAAGGTATCCATGAACCAAAACATTGCTCCCACAGATTCTGCCATCTGGCTACCATTATGCAGAAACTGGGAAATACTTCAGATGATTGTTTCTCAAGATacagaaggataaaaatatctttaaaacagtaaaaagcagCCAGCATGGCAGAACACAAGCACACAGAATCCCACTGCCTTTAACAGAGATTTGGGTGAAGGCAAGAACTTGCAGAGACAGGAGTCTTCAAACAGCACTGTGGCCTGaggcacaaaaaaaaaccagctacAGTGTTCTGCTGAGCACACACCAGGAAGAAGGACATGAGAAGGTCAAGAAGCATGAGGTCAAATTTTTGTTACCTTTCTCAGACAAAAGCCATCTCATTGAACgaacaacaaaataaaaggtattGGACGCCTACATGACCcctggaaggagcagcagacagacagCCTCATGcctttaaaacagaagcagcacaaataGCAATAATGTGGGGGTTTGTGCACTGTCCTACCAACAAGATGTCACAGTGATGCAGATAAAGCACCAAGTGCTCACCCAACTTTCCCTGCTGAGGCACAACAGTTCTGCTACAGACAGGCAAGagggaggaggctgtgggaagggTTCTTCTGCCCTGGAAGCCAGGCTGCAATCTCTGGCAGGGGCAGCTGAAGTAGTTTTGATTTTGGGGTCACTGCCTTACTGTAAGCTCTGCGGAACTGAGCTCCCCCCTTGTCAACAGTCATACTATGGGGAGAGCTGCTTTGCGTGTGTGTTCTGCCCCTGCAATTCTAATAGCAGAATCGAGGCCATAATTAATAATCAAAAGAGCAAAATTGACAAGTGAACCTTCTGGAGCTTGTATCTGAAACTGTACGGCCTCTTACTGTCTTACATGTTTGGTCACATCTTTCTAATTTCTATTCAAAAGCCCAGAAGCAAGTTATACAGATTGCTTACATGTGTAAGTaccatacattaaaaataacatgctGAAATAATGCTGTCAAAGTACAAGACCTACCTGACTGATGGAATATTCTTCTAAAAAGAGCAGCTCCGAGCTTCCCTTAAACAAACTGAAGGAAACTCTAAAGATAATAATGAACAAGAAAGTAGCTTCTTCTGCCAGACCCATCAAGTTAAATGGCTCTTTGCATTGTTCAAAGTGTGTACACTATTGTGTTCTGTGGCAGAGGGTAAAGAGAGGGAACTTTCAGTGACGTTTTGATGagacaacaaataaaaataatattttgacaGCTCATCCTAttaaagaagggggggggggggaagcattTCTCCAGCTCAAACAGAAATCCCCTTAACATGAAGAATATTGAGGTTGTATGTGAAGTGTAGAGCCTTCCAGTAATACTTAAAGGAAATGTGCCATTTGCAACAGAACATGCGGCATGACTAAAGACCCTAAGTGCTTGGCATCATTTGAGCTTAGTTTTAAATACCTATGATAGACATTTTTGGAATATGTTTCCTGAAAGTAGTGTCAAGGATTTACTTCAGCATTAGCTTGAGCATGCTGATAGGTTGAACTGGCACTCATATACCCAGTAAATACAGAAAGGATTAATTTCTGTGTACGTACAAAGTTGGGGGGGTTATTTTTTATGCCAGTATGGGAATTTATTTGCCCTTGTGATGAAACGTTTACCTCACTCTGCCTCATCAATATTAACCTCACAGATCAACAGATCTTCATATCGACAGAATAGAGAAGTCAATATCTCcctattattatttaataagtATTTCATTGTCTGTAACTGAGTGAGAACAAACATCTGTGCAGTAGAATGGCATGCACTTTAATTTTGCAAGGTTACTGTCTTGCATATGTTTGACAAAAGAAAGCTAACCCACAGTAAAAATCCCCAGTAATATCAGCATGTAAAATGACAACATGTTGAAGGACATTTAAATTGAACAAAACAGGGTGTTTTTTTAGTCCCAGTTTTGATATACAAATGTTGGATGTGTTTTACTGTGGCTTCTGACTATGATTGATAGGAGATGCATCAATTTCAAGGTTTGTGAATTTAAGTAAATTGTTGTCAGTGGTATCGcttcttcttttttgtatttttttttcaaattatctCCTTACAGAGAATAGTGTAATACAAATTGAGACAGGATATACATAAAGCATCAATTTAGCTTGAATATCCACTTACaatagtaaaaagaaaatagttgcGATAAGAATGTGAGTACATCAGAGTTGTTCAGAAAACTccagagtatttaaaaaatagcttatggtttttcttctaaataatctttgctgtttctgtttggaaaatacTTTGCTTGCCTTtccattcaaaggaaaaatataatatttattttaaaaaaaccacagtggtAGTAGATCttagagacttttttttatctttgtccTCAGAATATAATTCCATTAAATTATacattagcaaaaaaacccacaacccaaacCTGTATCAACTCTTTGCAACCTGTGGGGAGTTTATTAACCCTTCATTGCTTAGTGGTAATGCTTTATTTGACTGAAAAGCCTGAAGAGTTTTCTGTTAAACCAACAGCGATGAACCATCATACAGCAAAGTGTGTTAAGGTTCCAATACATTCAGGAATTAGCTGTGTCTGATTTTAAACTAGCTCTCCCTAGACTGCTTCTTATCTGATGATGTCTGATTTAGGATCTGGTGAAACGCACGGATAGTTTTTACTGGGTTTTCCATCACATGGTCATGACTTGTTTCCATGTATGTGTGTTGTGTCTATGTATCTACATGCCTGTCTATATGCATAAAGCAATGTATAGGCtatttgtgtgtggttttggttttaacatCAGATTCTATAAATGAATAAAGATACTATCTTCATTTTACTGTTCTCTAAAAGGGGCAACATGGAATGGATTCTGTAAATCTGACTATACATGTTGCTGATTAAAAGCTGATGGTAACAGTTAATATACAAGAGGACAGACTAGtttttcttcaaacattttttcgagggaaaaaatgaaaattagacAGAAAAGAGCATTTCCAGATGTGACTGTATAAAGCTTGACTTGGAACACTTTTGTTATCTCCTTAATAATGCATAGAAGAATGCTCATGTGAAATGTTATGTTAAAACTCAGTTCTAGTAGATATTTGCGCTTATGAATTGATTCCTTATCCATATTTTATGGAGAAATAGCTCGGCTCTGGATTACAGTGCATTATTTTCCAAACTCCTTATTAGGCTCTGTGTATCTCTCTACTGTGCCTCCAggcttaaattaaaaacaaaactaagtaAAATTTAAAGAGACAACATtcagaaacttatttttttacaaagcttCTGAAAATTCCTAATTATTTTTGCCCCTAATAGGCCGgcctttgaaataatttgatgGCTCAGTTTGTAAATCCGCTTGGAAAGATCTGGCATCCCATAACCATTAAGGGAAGTATATATCACAAAAATGATTTTGCATATAAATAATGGTATACAGAATTTGGCTTAAATTGTCTGCTttcatttggtattttttttcccctctaagaTAATTTGGAGGGAGGCAGGAAGATCAAATTGAACACAATTTGGAAATGAAACTTGGATAATTGAGCTAAGTGGGTTGAACTTGCCAGTCACCTGTGACCTCCTCCTAGTTACACATCATTTCAAATAGCTAAAATGAGAGGGCCCGCGTGGAGTTGCGCAACATACATAGGGCAAGTAGAGGTTCAGTTTGGGACCACGTTACCCCTCGCAATGTGCTTGCTTGGGTTTTAGCTGAGATGGAGGGACCCGAGCACCGTGCACCACGGCCTTGAGAAGGTTCTTGGCCACCGGGtgtgcccagggagctgggcagaggagcACAGCACGGCAGTGAGGGCAGGCTGCCGTGCAGGATGGTGCGGGAGTGGAATAACACCTGAGCTGTTCCCAAGTGACAAACTGAAGCTTTGCAAGTAAACTGGGGCTTACCCCGGTAAAGTCTCCCTCGCAGACGGCTACAACTTGAAAGTTTGCGGTCGTCCCTGTGTGTGAACCCAATGTTTTCCTGTTCATTCTGAAGCGATTATTCAAAACACCTTGGCAGCTGAACCCTCCATGCTTTCAGGATAATTATTTCTAATCGTGATTGGCAATAATAGTAATTGCCATATtcagccagcacccagctgtaacgatttttctttattattattatttgggtTAACAATCGCCACTGACAACAATGTCTCCCgaccctcctctccccccctccccgatATGCAGGGAAATGAGGAACAGTGCTCTGCGGCAGCCGTCGGTGGGCTGCCCCCCTCCCGTGGACCcggggctgggaagggagcgGCTGCCCGGCCGGGGGGTGTGAGGGGACCGGGGTGAGCCGGGCTGCGGCAGCACCcacccgccccccgcccccggcggaGAAGGGGCTGTAGCGGAGCCGGGGCTGAAGCGGCGGCTGTAACAAGCCTCTTAATAAACCTCCGGGTCGATGATGCATCGCTCGCCAGTGAATCTTCGCcggtttatttattttaactaaaTCGCCCAAATGGATCGCAGCTCCGTGTTGACTCTGGCGGGAGGCGAGGCGGGGAgccggggcccgggggggggtGACAGGTCGCCCAGGGGTTGCGGCTTGCAGCCACTCTCTGCGACTGCACGCCGCCTACTCCGGGAAAGGTGTCCCCCCCCCGGTGAtcgccttcctcctcctcctcctcccgctgccctgccctgaCGGCTGCAGGCGCCCTTGTGAGGAAGAGCCgagcgcagcccccggccgcagcggggcaccccccggcccggctgcccggccccgccgcttGCGATGCGGGAAAGGCTGCGGGGGGGCGGGcgagggaaggaaaggagaaggtcGAGTGTTTCAGACCGAGGGGAAAGGCTGCCCGCTCGCCGATTCCTGAAGTCGACGGTCACTAGAAAGGGACGAGGGTCAGTGCTTTCCCTGCCGGCACCGGGGGGGCGAGCACCCCGCGCTGCGGGGCGGGACCCCGCGGACCCCAGCCCTGTGCAaaggggcagcagagcagcGGCCGGGCGCCCTCACAGCCCGCGGGTAACGCTGACGGCAAAGCCAGCCCCCGCCTCACCCTGACCGCCCCACTCAGCGGCGTCCCTCGTCTCTATTCACGTTCACGCCGGGGCAGAAGTTTGGCCGGCGGCGGTGCGGGGGGCGCGGGGTGCCGGCCCGGGCCCACG
Protein-coding sequences here:
- the LOC130152073 gene encoding translation initiation factor IF-2-like isoform X1; this encodes MPGGASPPSPLSLVAAEGARERKLPQTRRQDPGFRRPRAGSPRAAIINSGAETRVPGEKDEMDFGSKRCPAAAQGQPPSGAVTVDFRNRRAGSLSPRSETLDLLLSFPRPPPRSLSRIASGGAGQPGRGVPRCGRGLRSALPHKGACSRQGRAAGGGGGGRRSPGGGHLSRSRRRAVAESGCKPQPLGDLSPPPGPRLPASPPARVNTELRSIWAI